In Shewanella psychrotolerans, the genomic stretch GATTGTGGTGTTAACTGGAGCCGGGATCTCTGCCGAATCAGGATTGAGAACCTTTAGGGATCAGGATGGACTTTGGGAAGAGCATAAAATAGAAGATGTGGCGACGCCCGAAGGCTATCAACGTGATCCTGAAATGGTTGAACGTTTCTATAACGAAAGATGGCAGCAATTACATGATGGGCATGTTGAGCCTAATGCCGCCCATATTGCACTGGCTAGGCTCGAACATGAGTTTGATGGGCAGCTGCTGGTTGTAACACAAAATATTGATGACCTCCATGAAAGAGCGGGTTCACGTCGCTTGTTACATATGCACGGCGAATTGACCAAAGGCCGCTGTCCACGATCGCAGCAAACCTTCCTATTGACCGATCATTTTGGTGTCAATCATACCTGTACTTGTTGTATTCCCGCTCAGCGTTTACGACCCCATGTGGTTTGGTTTGGAGAGATGCCAATAGGGTTAGATCGTATTCAACATGCGTTAGATACCTGCGATCTATTTATCGCTATCGGCACATCGGGCTCGGTTTATCCTGCAGCAGGTTTTGTTGATACCGCTAATCATCATGGCGCGCAAACCGTTGAGGTTAATTTGATGCCAGCCGATAGGCACAGTCAATTTCAATATCACCTTCAAGGTAAGGCAAGTGAGATTTTACCTAACCTAGTTGATGATATTTTACGTGGTCAGGTGGTAGGTGATACTGCTGATAGCGCTACAGCGGCAAAGTAAATGGAACTAAATACAGATCCATTAACATCGAGCGGTTGGTCATCTTGTCAAACTAAACTGGCCATTATTATGCGTGGCTTACCCGGAAGCGGTAAGAGTTACTGGGTAGAGCAGTTTATTAACGCGCAGCCGATCGATATTGCTAATGGTATTAGGCAACGTGGTTATTTTTCCACGGATAAATTGTTTTATATTGATGGTAAATATCGATTTAATGTGAATCGGTTGAGTGAATACCATCAACGTAATTTGACCGCATTTATTCATGCGCTGAGCAGAGGTGAGCCAATTGTTATTTGCGACAATACCAATATGGCTCGGTGGGAGTTTATGACCTACGACGCGGCAGCAAAAGCCTTAGGTTACCAAGTACGTGAAGTGTTAATCGGTGACCCGCTTGATGACGCACATCAACAACTCTGTGCCCAGCGAAATCAACATGGGGTCTCGTTACATCATATTCAATCGATGGCGACTAAGTTTGAACCATTCTAGCGAGGAGCATAAATGTATGCGGTCATTTTTAGACGCAAAATAGTCAAACAGACCGATGAATATTCACGTTTAGCGTCGAAGTTGCGTCAGTTAGGCGTGTTTTTTAACTGCTTACTTTTGTGTTGAATGGCCTCACAAGAGAACGACTATTCCATCATCCATAGCCTTGAATGCGTTCCCAAAAAACACGCTGAGTAGATCGCTTTCTTATACTGATTGGTACTCCTCAAGAGGAGCAAGAGATCGCCATTTCCTATTGGCATGATGAAGCAGACATATTAGCATGGAGAAAAGGTAGCGATCATCAAATGGCCAGTTGCTAGGTGCAAGGGAATGGTACTGGAGTGATCAAGTTGATGTGACCTCGCTGAAAAGTCGTTATCTAAAGAATTGACAACGGAGTGTTAAATTTGAAACTTGCCCTATTGAGTGACCTACAAAGTAATACGGCATCTCAGGCCGTTTCTTATCTGTTTAGTGTTTTTAATACCCACGTTAGCATCGGCTACCTCGCCTCTGAACATGAACCAAATAAGCACTATTTCCAGCAAACCCAAGGCTTTTATACTCAGTTTAATGGCCAAATGAGTTGCTATGTCGATCTGCAACAAGGCTATAGCGATGAAAAGTTTAATACGCTGTGCCAAGCGGACGTTATTCACCTTGCCGGTGGCGATACCTTTGGTTTTCTGGCGGATTTACAGCGCCGCGATAAATTGAATCAATTGCGCGCATTTGCGCGTAAGGGAGGTATCATTGTGGGTGTTAGTGCTGGGGCGATGTTGTTAACCCCCAACATTATGTCAGCATTCCTTTGCGGAGACGAAAACAGTGCGATGCTTGATGACTTTTCTGCTTTAGCATTGCTCCCTTATCAGTTCGTTCCCCACGCTGATTTTAGCCAAAATGGCGTCGACCTCAGTGTTGCCGCATCGCGTTTGTTTAACCATGATGATTTAGTCCGTTATCCACTTATTTTTTGCTCAGACGGCGATGCCGTTGTTTATCAAAATAACCATGTTATTGGCTTTGGTGCGCCATTGTTATTCGATGGTATTTCGGTGCTATCGCTTGTCTAGCCTTTTTCAATAATGCTGCCAATTTAAGTATTGGCTGCATTATCTGCAAACATCTCTGTTCTAGCCATATTGGTTGGCGCTATTTACCCGAAAATATTATTTGAAGATCACGCTGTTATATAAACAGCCAATAAGTGAGCTTTGAATTAACTAACCTGAATTCGGTTCGCTGTAAATTCAAGCTGACAATACCTTAGACTAAAGTTAATCAAATTCGACCAGTTAATACTTGCTTTACGTTCGCGTAAACGTCAGAGTGATGTTATTTGAGCGTGATCACAGTTTGTCACTTATAGAATGTGACCCGATCGCATAAGTACCTTAATTGGAGCGGAAGATGACAACAGAGCAAACAAACCAAGATATCGTGATTGTCGCGGCGAAGCGTACCCCGATGGGGGGCTTTCAAGGCGCATTATCAAGCGTGACATCGCCTACATTGGCGGCCACCGCAATTAAAGGCTTGATCGAATTCTCTTCAATTGCAGGCGCTGATGTTGATGAAGTCCTCATGGGGTGTGTATTACCTGCGGGTCTTGGTCAAGCACCAGCGCGTCAAGCGACTTTAGGGGCTGGACTGCCATTATCGGTTGGTGCGACAACAGTTAACAAAGTCTGTGGCTCAGGTATGAAGACGGTAATGCTAGCCCATGATCTTATTAAAGCGGGTAGTGCCAATACTGTTATCGCTGGTGGTATGGAAAGCATGAGTCAAGCCCCTTATCTACTCGACAAGGCCCGAGGCGGCATGCGTATGGGGCATGGCAAGGTGATGGATCACATGTTCCTCGACGGCCTCGAAGATGCCTATACTGGTGGTGCTATGGGGACGTTTGCCCAAAAGACCGCTGATGATTTTTCCATTACCCGTGAAGCGATGGATAACTTTGCCCTTAGATCACTGCAAAAAGCCAATGCCGCGATAGAAACCGGTGCGTTTAAAGATGAAATCATCCCTGTAACAATATCGAGCCGACGTGGTGATGTGATTGTCGATACCGACGAGCAACCCGCTAATGCTCGCCCAGAAAAGATCCCTTCATTGCGCCCTGCATTTGCCAAAGACGGCACAATTACTGCGGCTAATTCAAGTTCAATTTCTGACGGTGCTGCCGCACTCCTGCTCATGAGCCGTGAGCAGGCAGATGCGAAAGGCCTTGAGGTGCTGGCGACGATTAAAGGCCACACGACTCATGCGCAAGAGCCTTCGATGTTTACCACTGCCCCTGTTGGCGCAATGACTAAGCTGCTCGACAAGGTTAACTGGACTAAAGCCGATGTTGATCTATTTGAGATCAACGAAGCCTTTGCCATGGTCACCATGCTCGCGATTTCAGAAATGGGGTTGGATGAAACAAAGGTTAACGTTAACGGCGGAGCTTGTGCTTTAGGTCATCCAATCGGGTGCTCTGGCGCTCGGCTATTGGTCACGCTAATTCATGCATTAAAAGCTAAAGGGCTTAAGCGTGGTGTGGCGTCTTTATGTATCGGTGGCGGTGAAGCAACCGCTATGGCGATCGAAATTTAAACCATTTGCAAGGACTAATGCTAGTGCGTTAGTCCAGTTGCATCGTCTCTATTAACGATGTGAGTTTTTAGCTGTCACTTACATTTTTGTTTTAGTAAAAAAGATCTTAGGAAAGCAATATGACGATTCAAGTTAAACATTACATCGATGGTGTATTTACCTTAGGCCAAGGCTCGCAGCAGATCTCGGTAACTAATCCTGCCAAT encodes the following:
- the cobB gene encoding Sir2 family NAD+-dependent deacetylase — encoded protein: MYQQIVVLTGAGISAESGLRTFRDQDGLWEEHKIEDVATPEGYQRDPEMVERFYNERWQQLHDGHVEPNAAHIALARLEHEFDGQLLVVTQNIDDLHERAGSRRLLHMHGELTKGRCPRSQQTFLLTDHFGVNHTCTCCIPAQRLRPHVVWFGEMPIGLDRIQHALDTCDLFIAIGTSGSVYPAAGFVDTANHHGAQTVEVNLMPADRHSQFQYHLQGKASEILPNLVDDILRGQVVGDTADSATAAK
- a CDS encoding AAA family ATPase is translated as MELNTDPLTSSGWSSCQTKLAIIMRGLPGSGKSYWVEQFINAQPIDIANGIRQRGYFSTDKLFYIDGKYRFNVNRLSEYHQRNLTAFIHALSRGEPIVICDNTNMARWEFMTYDAAAKALGYQVREVLIGDPLDDAHQQLCAQRNQHGVSLHHIQSMATKFEPF
- a CDS encoding Type 1 glutamine amidotransferase-like domain-containing protein, producing MKLALLSDLQSNTASQAVSYLFSVFNTHVSIGYLASEHEPNKHYFQQTQGFYTQFNGQMSCYVDLQQGYSDEKFNTLCQADVIHLAGGDTFGFLADLQRRDKLNQLRAFARKGGIIVGVSAGAMLLTPNIMSAFLCGDENSAMLDDFSALALLPYQFVPHADFSQNGVDLSVAASRLFNHDDLVRYPLIFCSDGDAVVYQNNHVIGFGAPLLFDGISVLSLV
- a CDS encoding thiolase family protein, which encodes MTTEQTNQDIVIVAAKRTPMGGFQGALSSVTSPTLAATAIKGLIEFSSIAGADVDEVLMGCVLPAGLGQAPARQATLGAGLPLSVGATTVNKVCGSGMKTVMLAHDLIKAGSANTVIAGGMESMSQAPYLLDKARGGMRMGHGKVMDHMFLDGLEDAYTGGAMGTFAQKTADDFSITREAMDNFALRSLQKANAAIETGAFKDEIIPVTISSRRGDVIVDTDEQPANARPEKIPSLRPAFAKDGTITAANSSSISDGAAALLLMSREQADAKGLEVLATIKGHTTHAQEPSMFTTAPVGAMTKLLDKVNWTKADVDLFEINEAFAMVTMLAISEMGLDETKVNVNGGACALGHPIGCSGARLLVTLIHALKAKGLKRGVASLCIGGGEATAMAIEI